The following proteins come from a genomic window of Paenibacillus spongiae:
- a CDS encoding DUF421 domain-containing protein, with product MPDWIMVALRTLLAVVALFLLTKLLGKRQISQLSFFEYITGITIGSLAAYISLESEQQWYLGIISLAVWVAVSLGMEFLTMKSKIMRDFIDGKARLLIKDGKVLEDNLMKERLTADELMEQLRSKNIFKVADVEFALIEPSGEINVLPTRDNQPFTPKHLGITVGPEQEPQAVIIDGKMMDEPLATIGRSRAWLNTELEKIGVAIENVYLGQVDTYGQLYVDLFDDQIKVPKPQAKASLYATLKKCEADIELFALTTDNQEAKQMYEECSKRLQHVLANVKPLLHR from the coding sequence TTGCCGGACTGGATTATGGTCGCCTTACGTACCTTGTTAGCCGTGGTTGCCCTCTTTTTATTGACGAAATTGCTCGGGAAACGCCAAATATCCCAGCTGTCCTTCTTCGAGTACATCACGGGCATTACGATCGGCAGCTTGGCCGCTTATATTTCGCTTGAAAGTGAACAGCAATGGTACTTGGGCATCATATCACTCGCTGTCTGGGTAGCAGTCTCGCTTGGCATGGAGTTCCTGACGATGAAAAGTAAAATCATGCGCGACTTCATCGATGGCAAAGCAAGACTGCTGATTAAGGATGGCAAGGTGCTCGAAGATAATTTAATGAAGGAACGTCTGACGGCAGACGAGCTGATGGAACAGCTTCGCAGCAAGAACATTTTCAAGGTGGCCGATGTGGAATTCGCGCTTATTGAACCGAGCGGTGAAATCAATGTCCTGCCGACGCGTGACAACCAGCCTTTTACCCCGAAGCATCTGGGCATTACGGTCGGGCCGGAACAGGAACCTCAAGCTGTCATTATTGACGGTAAAATGATGGATGAACCGCTGGCTACGATAGGGCGCAGCCGCGCTTGGTTGAATACCGAGCTTGAGAAAATCGGCGTGGCGATTGAAAATGTCTATCTCGGACAAGTGGATACTTACGGTCAATTATATGTCGACTTATTCGACGATCAGATCAAGGTGCCGAAGCCGCAGGCCAAGGCAAGCCTTTATGCCACGTTGAAGAAATGCGAAGCGGATATTGAGTTGTTCGCGTTAACGACCGATAACCAAGAAGCCAAACAGATGTATGAAGAATGCTCGAAGAGATTGCAGCATGTGCTTGCCAATGTCAAACCATTATTGCATCGATAA
- the spoVAC gene encoding stage V sporulation protein AC: MSSSKKKKLTPVQQEYQELAKKREPARPIWQNCFRAFITGGFICFIGQCVSEMFVHWAGFDEIEASNPTVAVMILISVILTCFGVYDKIAQWAGAGSAVPVTGFANTMASAALEHRSEGFVLGVGGKMFKLSGPVIVFGTVAAFFIGLLHWIFNPGEAGGH; the protein is encoded by the coding sequence ATGTCCAGCAGCAAGAAGAAGAAATTAACGCCAGTTCAACAGGAATATCAAGAGCTCGCCAAGAAAAGGGAGCCTGCGCGGCCGATCTGGCAAAACTGCTTCCGGGCTTTCATTACGGGCGGTTTCATCTGTTTCATCGGCCAGTGCGTCTCCGAGATGTTTGTCCACTGGGCCGGCTTTGATGAAATCGAAGCAAGTAATCCGACTGTCGCCGTTATGATCTTGATCTCCGTTATTCTAACCTGTTTCGGCGTATACGATAAAATCGCCCAATGGGCTGGCGCCGGTTCGGCTGTCCCTGTAACCGGCTTTGCCAATACGATGGCATCGGCTGCGCTTGAGCACCGCAGCGAAGGCTTTGTTCTTGGCGTTGGCGGAAAGATGTTTAAGCTGTCCGGTCCGGTTATTGTGTTTGGTACGGTGGCGGCATTCTTCATCGGATTGCTGCACTGGATCTTCAATCCTGGTGAAGCTGGGGGGCATTAA
- the spoVAD gene encoding stage V sporulation protein AD produces the protein MLKGHQSWLFEKRPSIGGAATVVGPFEGQGPLANDFDIIHGDIRLGQDSWEEAERTLLEEAAKLAIENAGLTKDQVNFHLGGDLMNQIISTSFAARTLTIPYLGVFGACSTSMESLAIAANLVNSGSAKHVLASACSHNATAEKQFRYPTEYGSQKPPTAQFTVTGAGACVVASHKEGPFVTSATIGRVIDMGIADPFNMGAAMAPAAVDTIEAHFRDLRIGPDHYDLIITGDLSKVGYEIASDLLRKHNIPMQKTEFKDCGMMIYDYDKQTVQAGASGCGCSAVVTYGHLLKKLRNNELSRILVVATGALLSPISFQQGESIPCIAHAVSIESGVER, from the coding sequence ATGCTGAAAGGTCATCAAAGCTGGTTATTCGAGAAGCGCCCCTCAATCGGGGGTGCGGCTACAGTCGTCGGACCCTTCGAAGGGCAAGGCCCGCTCGCGAATGATTTTGATATTATACACGGGGATATCAGGCTCGGCCAGGACAGCTGGGAAGAGGCCGAGCGAACGTTATTGGAGGAAGCGGCAAAGCTGGCCATCGAGAATGCAGGTCTAACGAAGGATCAGGTCAACTTTCATCTTGGCGGCGATTTAATGAACCAAATCATCAGCACCAGCTTCGCGGCAAGAACATTGACGATTCCGTATCTAGGCGTATTCGGCGCTTGCTCCACTTCGATGGAAAGCCTGGCAATAGCTGCGAACCTGGTCAATTCAGGCTCTGCCAAGCATGTATTGGCCAGCGCATGCAGCCATAACGCGACCGCCGAGAAACAATTCCGTTATCCGACGGAATACGGCTCCCAGAAACCGCCTACGGCGCAATTCACGGTTACGGGAGCTGGAGCATGCGTGGTTGCCTCGCATAAGGAAGGGCCATTCGTAACATCGGCGACGATCGGCAGGGTGATCGATATGGGCATCGCCGACCCGTTCAATATGGGAGCAGCCATGGCTCCCGCAGCTGTAGATACGATAGAAGCCCACTTCCGCGATCTGCGCATCGGACCGGATCATTACGACCTGATTATTACGGGCGACTTGTCCAAGGTCGGTTACGAAATCGCCAGCGACCTGCTCCGTAAACATAATATCCCGATGCAGAAAACGGAATTTAAAGACTGCGGCATGATGATTTACGATTACGACAAGCAGACCGTCCAAGCCGGGGCGAGCGGTTGCGGCTGCTCAGCTGTCGTTACTTATGGTCATCTGCTCAAGAAACTGCGCAATAATGAATTGAGCCGAATCCTGGTCGTGGCCACCGGGGCGCTTCTATCCCCCATCTCCTTTCAACAGGGTGAAAGCATTCCATGTATTGCGCATGCGGTATCAATTGAAAGCGGGGTGGAGCGATGA
- the spoVAE gene encoding stage V sporulation protein AE, with product MIFLWAFVIGGAICVFGQICFDVFKLTPAHTMTLLVVLGAVADGVGLYDPFIKFAGAGASVPITSFGNALVHGAIDELHKHGGIGILTGIFKVTSAGISAAIIFSFLAALFVKPKG from the coding sequence ATGATCTTCTTGTGGGCTTTTGTTATTGGCGGAGCAATTTGCGTGTTCGGTCAAATATGCTTCGATGTGTTCAAGCTGACGCCCGCTCATACGATGACCTTACTCGTCGTGTTGGGGGCTGTGGCCGATGGCGTGGGACTATACGATCCCTTCATTAAATTCGCCGGAGCCGGCGCATCGGTTCCGATCACAAGTTTCGGTAACGCCCTTGTCCATGGGGCCATAGATGAGCTGCATAAGCATGGCGGAATCGGCATTCTTACGGGCATATTCAAAGTAACCAGCGCCGGTATCTCCGCCGCAATCATCTTTTCCTTCCTGGCGGCCTTGTTTGTGAAGCCCAAAGGTTGA
- a CDS encoding Mur ligase family protein, producing MRLKELADLLTIAELQGEMDIGITGIRMNSQHVRQGDLFICIPGIPGFQEDRHQYAADAVRRGAVALVVEQEVGLDMPTIRVPDARYAMALFAAHLNGYPSHGLQLIGVTGTNGKTTTCHMIESIFIHAGHPTGLMGNLGTRIGTTLMETEINTQEPPELQANLKRMTDARVKYCFMEVSSQGLHMGRVLGCEFRTAVFTNLTQDHLDYHGSMDNYMAAKGLLFARLAQSFVPDPAKRKYAVLNADEEASAVFRKLTAAQVLTYGIRNQADVMAKNIRLTSQGTSFDLVSYAGTVTIQLRLVGTFNVYNALGFILLGYRVPTIAKQKHPMEPHAFHGSLRCLVGGLLRDPNLHHQKSILIEVQSIRRNLMVHSKVPTTYILIVSLASVFTLMDDSISITAGYSVDHTTECFEIRNGI from the coding sequence ATGCGGTTAAAGGAGCTTGCGGATTTATTGACGATCGCGGAATTACAAGGCGAAATGGATATCGGCATAACGGGCATTCGTATGAATTCTCAGCATGTACGGCAAGGCGATTTGTTCATATGCATTCCCGGTATTCCAGGATTTCAGGAGGACCGTCACCAATACGCGGCGGATGCAGTGAGAAGAGGGGCAGTCGCCTTGGTTGTCGAGCAGGAGGTCGGATTGGATATGCCAACCATTCGGGTGCCGGACGCCCGTTATGCCATGGCGCTCTTCGCCGCGCATTTGAACGGTTATCCGAGTCATGGTCTTCAGCTGATCGGAGTAACGGGAACGAACGGGAAGACGACAACGTGTCACATGATTGAATCCATCTTCATTCATGCGGGCCACCCTACGGGATTAATGGGTAATCTCGGAACGAGGATCGGCACGACCCTTATGGAGACCGAAATCAATACCCAGGAGCCGCCGGAACTGCAAGCGAACTTGAAACGAATGACTGATGCCCGGGTGAAATATTGCTTCATGGAGGTAAGTTCGCAGGGCTTACATATGGGACGCGTATTGGGCTGTGAATTCAGAACCGCCGTATTCACGAATTTAACGCAGGATCATCTTGACTATCATGGTTCGATGGACAATTATATGGCGGCTAAAGGATTGCTCTTCGCAAGACTTGCGCAATCCTTCGTGCCGGATCCGGCCAAGCGCAAATACGCCGTTCTTAATGCGGATGAAGAAGCTTCGGCCGTATTTAGGAAGCTTACAGCCGCTCAGGTGCTGACGTACGGCATACGAAATCAGGCCGACGTGATGGCGAAGAACATCCGATTAACTTCGCAAGGCACTTCCTTTGACTTGGTATCCTACGCCGGAACGGTAACGATCCAATTAAGGCTGGTCGGGACCTTCAATGTGTATAATGCGCTGGGTTTTATACTTCTCGGCTACCGGGTACCCACGATTGCAAAGCAAAAACACCCAATGGAACCGCATGCCTTTCACGGTTCGCTTAGGTGTTTAGTGGGTGGTCTACTGAGGGATCCAAATCTTCATCATCAAAAAAGCATCTTAATTGAGGTCCAGTCAATAAGACGCAATTTGATGGTTCATAGCAAGGTCCCTACGACGTATATCCTCATTGTCTCGCTTGCTTCAGTCTTCACTCTCATGGACGACTCCATAAGCATTACTGCAGGGTATTCAGTCGATCATACTACAGAATGTTTTGAAATCAGGAACGGAATTTAA
- a CDS encoding papain-like cysteine protease family protein, with protein sequence MNYSVDGIEYLLKLYDPLWATTDEDPTANFSIHARIISGISGDGTPDGTLLRIIDPAGGH encoded by the coding sequence ATGAATTATTCCGTCGATGGTATCGAGTATTTGTTAAAACTTTACGATCCGTTATGGGCAACAACAGATGAAGACCCGACAGCCAATTTTTCGATCCATGCCCGGATCATTTCGGGAATTTCAGGAGACGGCACACCGGATGGAACCTTGCTTCGCATAATTGATCCTGCTGGAGGGCATTGA
- a CDS encoding glycoside hydrolase family 25 protein encodes MQTRSDENVKGIDVSHWEGDIDWSKVRSEEVQFAYIKASENTTSIDPNFSKNIEEAKKAGLLVGAYHFARPEKYSAEDEAKHFVKLLKSNPTDLMPVLDLESPKDPNKISVSDLVQWVRTFVDYVKKETGRQVMLYTGNWFIDLYQQFQYDLSDLPIWIANYGNISAPPDGGGWTQWTVWQYTENGKVDGIDDNVDLNAAVSLVALKG; translated from the coding sequence ATGCAAACTCGCTCAGACGAGAATGTGAAAGGGATTGACGTATCACATTGGGAAGGAGATATTGATTGGAGCAAAGTGAGGTCGGAAGAAGTTCAATTCGCCTATATAAAAGCGTCCGAAAATACAACAAGCATAGATCCCAATTTTTCCAAGAACATTGAAGAAGCTAAAAAAGCCGGTTTATTGGTCGGAGCGTATCATTTTGCCAGACCCGAAAAGTACAGTGCTGAAGATGAAGCAAAGCATTTCGTCAAGTTATTAAAAAGTAATCCAACCGATTTGATGCCTGTATTAGACCTAGAGTCGCCTAAAGATCCAAACAAGATTAGCGTTTCTGATCTTGTTCAATGGGTCCGTACGTTTGTAGATTATGTAAAAAAAGAAACTGGCCGGCAGGTAATGCTTTACACCGGCAATTGGTTCATCGATCTTTATCAGCAGTTTCAATACGATTTATCCGATCTTCCAATTTGGATTGCTAACTATGGCAATATTTCGGCACCGCCTGACGGCGGGGGGTGGACGCAATGGACGGTTTGGCAATATACCGAAAACGGTAAAGTGGACGGAATCGATGATAACGTCGACCTAAACGCAGCGGTTTCATTAGTTGCACTTAAAGGTTAA
- a CDS encoding glutamate ligase domain-containing protein, whose protein sequence is MQKITTVFGCGGDRDRTKRPVMGKIAAHYSDYVIVTSDNPRSEESGQILADIEEGLREAGYPADRYELIEDRKQAVWRAIQAAEPSDVVLLAGKGHETYQVLEDTTVHFDDRKKRHGKRFAGRRADGGRKLEYND, encoded by the coding sequence ATGCAGAAGATCACTACCGTATTCGGCTGCGGCGGAGACCGGGACCGTACGAAACGGCCTGTGATGGGGAAGATCGCAGCTCATTACAGCGATTATGTTATTGTCACGTCCGATAATCCGCGCTCTGAGGAATCGGGTCAAATCTTGGCTGACATCGAGGAAGGGCTGCGCGAAGCCGGTTATCCAGCGGATCGATATGAGCTCATCGAAGACCGGAAGCAGGCCGTATGGAGAGCAATACAAGCCGCCGAACCCTCCGATGTCGTTCTTCTTGCAGGCAAAGGTCACGAGACGTATCAGGTTCTGGAGGACACCACCGTTCATTTTGACGACCGAAAGAAGAGGCACGGGAAGCGATTCGCGGGTCGGCGCGCGGATGGGGGAAGGAAGCTAGAATATAACGACTAA